From a single bacterium genomic region:
- a CDS encoding peptidase, with protein MRFVFCVLSGLCLFGFSLENQAAASENKLKLIYHVDLTKLETDSFFVNLDIKGFSSDSAIFQFASTAPGTYQVMDVGRFTGNFKAFNSSGIALPVYRISTNQYVIKNAQTLGRISYQVEDTYDSQITEHPVYPMSGSNLENDNAMVNSQMVFGFIKGHQSNPIQIKFNYPKGWKVGTALEENKEIYSAQTYDELVDSPFMFGNLSHAASNVGGTSIHIYCYSQNGMITADSLKAGMMNMLTAAEKFIGKLPVKHYTFLFHFRKDLPPAYGAWEHSYSSFYAMPETPFRESAEQILSFASHEFFHIITPLNIHSEIVERFNFEKPVPSQHLWLYEGTTEWAAQMMQIRGGLISQDEFTQRIAQKLNINDAFRQDISLVDLSLGSYDKLTSQYTNIYMKGAVTAMMLDMRLLELSHGKSGLREVIQKLSKKYGPKKAFSEKDFFDEFTQMTYPEISDFINLYIKGVETLPLKNTLALAGFEYMADYKTGRFTSSRGDFKVDFINNALVIRDVNPADSVNMQLGVQNGDVLMKIKYKEETLSLFDPQTQRLIKSIQPRDTFTWIVMRDGTEFELTAQAGQKEVSVKHRIVSMTEPTKEQMEFRKWWLSNR; from the coding sequence ATGCGTTTTGTGTTTTGCGTTCTGTCGGGGCTTTGCCTTTTTGGGTTTAGTTTAGAAAACCAGGCCGCTGCATCCGAAAATAAACTGAAGCTGATATATCATGTGGATCTAACTAAACTCGAAACGGATTCGTTTTTTGTTAATCTGGATATCAAGGGGTTTTCCTCCGACAGCGCCATTTTTCAATTTGCATCTACGGCTCCAGGAACCTATCAGGTGATGGACGTCGGACGATTTACGGGAAATTTCAAAGCGTTCAATTCGTCCGGAATTGCTTTACCGGTCTACCGAATCAGCACCAATCAATACGTCATCAAAAACGCACAAACGCTTGGCCGAATCAGTTACCAGGTCGAAGATACCTACGATTCGCAAATCACGGAACACCCGGTATACCCCATGTCCGGTTCCAATCTTGAAAACGACAACGCAATGGTCAACAGTCAAATGGTATTCGGATTTATCAAAGGTCATCAGTCTAATCCGATCCAGATAAAATTTAATTACCCCAAGGGCTGGAAAGTTGGAACTGCACTCGAAGAGAACAAAGAAATATATTCAGCTCAAACGTATGATGAACTCGTTGATTCCCCTTTCATGTTTGGAAACCTGTCGCACGCTGCTTCTAATGTTGGCGGAACCAGTATTCATATTTATTGTTATTCCCAAAACGGAATGATCACAGCGGACTCTCTGAAAGCCGGCATGATGAACATGCTTACTGCTGCTGAAAAATTCATCGGTAAACTGCCGGTCAAGCATTATACGTTTCTCTTCCATTTTAGAAAAGACCTGCCGCCAGCCTACGGGGCATGGGAACACAGTTACTCATCTTTTTATGCAATGCCGGAAACTCCTTTCCGCGAATCTGCCGAACAGATCCTGAGCTTTGCATCGCACGAGTTCTTTCATATTATTACGCCGCTAAACATTCACAGCGAAATCGTTGAACGGTTCAATTTTGAAAAACCGGTTCCGTCGCAGCATCTGTGGCTGTATGAAGGCACAACAGAGTGGGCGGCGCAGATGATGCAGATCAGGGGAGGCCTCATATCGCAAGATGAATTTACGCAAAGAATTGCCCAGAAATTAAATATCAATGATGCTTTTCGACAAGATATCAGCTTGGTCGATTTGAGTTTAGGTTCATATGACAAACTGACAAGTCAGTATACCAATATCTATATGAAGGGCGCCGTGACCGCCATGATGCTGGATATGCGGTTACTGGAACTATCTCATGGAAAAAGCGGGCTGCGCGAGGTGATTCAAAAATTATCCAAGAAATACGGGCCAAAAAAAGCGTTTTCGGAAAAAGATTTTTTTGATGAATTCACACAAATGACTTATCCGGAAATTTCAGATTTTATTAACCTATACATCAAAGGCGTAGAAACTTTACCGCTCAAAAATACGTTGGCCCTGGCCGGATTTGAATATATGGCCGACTATAAAACAGGCCGGTTTACGTCCTCCCGTGGGGACTTTAAAGTTGATTTCATAAATAATGCGCTGGTCATAAGAGACGTCAACCCCGCCGACAGCGTCAATATGCAGTTGGGAGTTCAAAACGGGGATGTATTAATGAAAATAAAATACAAAGAAGAAACGTTATCGCTGTTTGATCCGCAAACACAGCGCCTGATTAAGTCTATTCAGCCGCGCGATACTTTCACATGGATTGTTATGAGAGATGGGACGGAGTTTGAATTGACCGCGCAGGCCGGGCAAAAAGAAGTGAGCGTCAAACACCGCATCGTATCCATGACGGAACCGACCAAGGAACAAATGGAATTCAGGAAGTGGTGGCTTAGCAATCGATAG
- a CDS encoding Glu/Leu/Phe/Val dehydrogenase, with the protein MAQDAQAPVIAGDDKPFESMMRRFDIAADILELDPGIYEYLKTPEKQVIISIPIAMDDGSIQVFKGYRVIHSTVRGPSKGGIRVTNTVNLNEVKALAGWMTWKCAVVNIPFGGAKGGIKCDPSRLTETQYEKIIRRYTANLSEIFGPDKDVPAPDVNTGEREMGWLMDTYSMHVRHTETAVVTGKPVIMGGSHGRREATGRGVMIVTLAAMRKLNLDPKKSTVVVQGFGNVGSVAAQLLQTQGCKIIGISDVTGAYYNKQGIDISDALAFAAKNKRTLAGYTKAEKITNAELLELECDVLIPAALEDQIKKHNAKNIKAKIVCEGANGPTSALADPILQEKGIMVIPDILANAGGVTVSYFEWVQDRMGFFWTEQEVNERLERIMAESFEAVYATAMTHKQPLRIGAYVLGIDRVAQVLKLRGIYA; encoded by the coding sequence ATGGCGCAAGACGCGCAGGCTCCTGTAATAGCGGGCGATGATAAGCCGTTTGAATCCATGATGCGGCGGTTTGATATAGCCGCAGATATTCTGGAATTGGATCCTGGAATTTATGAATATTTGAAGACGCCGGAGAAACAGGTAATCATTTCCATTCCGATCGCCATGGATGACGGCAGCATTCAGGTGTTCAAAGGATATCGCGTCATTCACAGCACGGTTCGCGGCCCGTCGAAAGGCGGCATTCGCGTAACAAATACAGTGAACCTGAACGAAGTAAAGGCCTTGGCGGGTTGGATGACGTGGAAATGCGCCGTAGTTAATATTCCGTTCGGCGGAGCGAAAGGCGGCATTAAATGCGACCCGTCTCGCCTCACGGAAACGCAATATGAAAAAATTATCCGCCGGTATACGGCGAATTTAAGTGAAATTTTCGGGCCGGATAAAGACGTTCCTGCGCCGGATGTCAATACCGGTGAACGCGAAATGGGTTGGCTGATGGATACGTACAGCATGCACGTGCGACATACAGAGACCGCGGTCGTGACCGGTAAACCGGTGATCATGGGCGGATCGCACGGACGACGGGAAGCAACGGGGCGCGGCGTGATGATTGTTACGCTCGCTGCGATGAGAAAGTTGAATCTGGATCCGAAAAAGTCAACGGTCGTTGTGCAGGGGTTCGGCAATGTCGGATCGGTTGCAGCCCAATTGCTTCAAACCCAAGGTTGTAAAATCATCGGTATCAGCGACGTGACCGGAGCATATTATAATAAACAAGGGATTGATATTTCTGATGCCTTGGCGTTTGCAGCAAAAAATAAACGCACGCTGGCCGGATATACAAAAGCGGAAAAAATCACGAACGCGGAATTACTGGAACTCGAATGCGACGTACTGATCCCGGCCGCGCTGGAAGATCAGATCAAAAAGCATAATGCAAAAAACATTAAGGCGAAAATCGTCTGTGAAGGAGCTAACGGGCCCACCAGCGCATTGGCAGATCCGATCTTACAGGAAAAAGGAATCATGGTCATTCCGGATATTCTGGCGAATGCCGGGGGCGTGACCGTGTCGTACTTTGAATGGGTTCAGGATCGTATGGGATTTTTCTGGACAGAGCAAGAGGTTAATGAACGGCTTGAAAGAATCATGGCGGAAAGTTTTGAAGCGGTGTATGCCACCGCGATGACGCACAAACAACCGCTGCGGATCGGTGCGTATGTCTTGGGAATTGATCGCGTAGCACAAGTATTGAAATTGCGCGGAATTTACGCGTAA
- a CDS encoding response regulator, translating to MVETKKSPCKILIVDSDDSTRALLKENLAKEDYIVFDSGNGNVAFDIVNREKPDLVISDIFLPEMNGFELCQRIRDTSNIPTVPFIFFTAIDDMLTEIRAFRAGANEYMVKRNTKRQDLLVRIDGMLSNVNAFEKEKATLREGFLGKLGDVSVIDILQLLCNTNKTGNLLISDGTVEGNVYFMKGRIFYAELGQVKGEDAIYDMIFWEDGFFRFNQGEIPRQDIIASPTNKILSKCQRLLGKA from the coding sequence ATGGTAGAAACAAAAAAAAGCCCCTGTAAAATCCTGATTGTGGATTCCGATGATTCGACGCGCGCGCTGCTAAAAGAGAATCTCGCAAAAGAAGATTACATAGTTTTTGATTCCGGCAACGGAAACGTTGCGTTTGATATTGTGAATCGTGAAAAGCCCGATCTCGTGATCAGTGATATTTTTCTTCCGGAAATGAACGGGTTTGAATTATGTCAGCGAATCCGGGATACCAGCAATATCCCAACCGTGCCGTTCATTTTTTTTACGGCTATTGACGACATGCTCACGGAGATACGCGCCTTTCGGGCAGGCGCCAATGAGTACATGGTCAAACGTAATACCAAACGACAGGATCTCCTGGTACGGATTGACGGCATGCTCAGCAATGTTAATGCATTTGAAAAAGAAAAAGCGACACTGCGCGAAGGGTTTCTTGGAAAATTGGGCGATGTCAGCGTAATTGATATTCTGCAACTGCTTTGTAATACCAATAAGACGGGAAATCTGCTGATCTCCGACGGAACGGTCGAAGGCAACGTGTATTTTATGAAAGGCCGTATTTTTTACGCCGAGCTTGGCCAGGTTAAAGGCGAAGATGCAATTTACGACATGATCTTTTGGGAGGACGGGTTTTTCAGATTTAATCAGGGAGAAATTCCGCGTCAGGATATTATTGCGTCGCCGACCAATAAGATTCTCAGCAAATGCCAGCGGTTGCTTGGCAAAGCCTGA
- the hisN gene encoding histidinol-phosphatase — MPENTVLKDLLEAASEAAYQAGKITLSYFQTAHIEVETKADDSPVTLADKKAEQFIRQFIQTRFPYHAMLGEEFGEIPGTSPYRWIIDPIDGTKSFIHGVPLYGTMIGIEDRRIEDAVAGVVYFPALNELYSAAKGLGAYCNGRRIQVSSVQKLKDAVVLVTDMTQAYDHPKAECYDAIQRGSKFVRTWGDCYGHMLVAAGRAEIMLDPKMHLWDVAALKPIIEEAGGKFFDWNGTNGLYIDDALACNAELEHEVVELLDIQNLSDF, encoded by the coding sequence ATGCCCGAAAACACCGTTCTTAAGGATCTGCTTGAAGCTGCTTCGGAAGCGGCTTATCAGGCGGGGAAAATTACTTTAAGTTATTTTCAAACCGCGCATATTGAAGTGGAGACCAAGGCGGACGACTCGCCGGTGACGCTGGCTGACAAAAAAGCGGAACAATTCATAAGGCAGTTTATCCAGACGCGTTTTCCGTATCATGCAATGCTCGGAGAGGAATTTGGCGAGATTCCTGGAACGTCGCCGTATCGCTGGATCATAGACCCCATCGACGGAACAAAATCTTTTATTCACGGCGTTCCGCTTTACGGTACCATGATCGGGATCGAAGACCGGCGTATCGAAGACGCAGTGGCGGGCGTCGTTTATTTTCCGGCGCTCAACGAATTGTACTCTGCGGCAAAAGGGCTCGGCGCTTATTGCAATGGGAGGCGGATACAGGTTTCTTCAGTGCAGAAGTTAAAAGATGCGGTAGTATTGGTCACGGATATGACGCAGGCATACGATCATCCAAAAGCGGAGTGCTATGACGCCATTCAAAGAGGGTCGAAGTTTGTTCGCACCTGGGGCGATTGTTACGGACACATGCTGGTGGCTGCGGGGCGCGCGGAGATCATGCTTGATCCGAAAATGCATTTATGGGATGTTGCCGCGCTGAAACCGATCATCGAAGAGGCCGGAGGAAAATTTTTTGATTGGAATGGGACAAACGGATTGTATATTGACGATGCGCTCGCATGTAATGCGGAGCTGGAGCATGAGGTCGTAGAGTTATTGGATATTCAAAATTTGTCAGATTTCTGA
- a CDS encoding Ppx/GppA family phosphatase: MKQLQRIASIDIGTNTVLLLIADVNPEGKITTVHEEQRIIRLGKNVDTNRNIGIEGLMKCVGVLQAYRAIAEKYACVELTACGTSALRDAHNRDWFLEEIKKQSGVQIEILSGDDEALWTYHGGCLVLPKTLIDDQNTLVIDIGGGSTEFIVGNKTGIEHKISLDIGAVRLTEMFIKNDPVKPQEELSLQQFVASLLTEKLEHYRLNKNIRCIGVAGTITTLAAMEQKMEQYQPDKINGYVLSKDILNKIIIDLRPMTIQDRKNIKGLQHERADVIFAGAVILKEALAYFQLQEVLVSNYGLRYGLILRKIKNPLV, from the coding sequence ATGAAACAACTCCAACGAATAGCATCTATCGACATTGGGACGAATACCGTGCTGCTTCTGATCGCAGACGTGAACCCCGAAGGAAAAATTACGACCGTTCATGAGGAACAGAGGATCATTCGACTCGGAAAAAATGTGGACACCAATCGCAATATCGGTATCGAGGGGTTAATGAAATGCGTAGGTGTGTTGCAGGCTTATCGCGCGATCGCAGAAAAGTACGCGTGCGTTGAATTAACGGCTTGCGGCACCAGTGCGTTGCGGGACGCCCACAACCGAGATTGGTTTTTAGAGGAAATCAAAAAGCAATCCGGCGTGCAAATAGAAATATTGAGCGGCGACGATGAGGCGTTGTGGACGTATCATGGAGGATGTCTGGTTTTGCCCAAAACGCTGATCGATGATCAGAATACGCTGGTCATTGATATCGGCGGAGGTAGTACGGAATTCATCGTAGGGAACAAAACGGGAATCGAGCACAAGATCAGCCTTGATATCGGCGCGGTTCGTCTGACAGAAATGTTTATCAAAAACGACCCCGTAAAGCCACAAGAGGAACTCTCCCTGCAACAATTCGTTGCATCTTTACTTACGGAAAAATTGGAACATTACAGGTTGAACAAAAATATTCGATGTATTGGCGTTGCGGGGACAATCACTACGCTGGCGGCGATGGAACAAAAGATGGAGCAATATCAACCGGATAAGATTAATGGTTATGTGCTGTCAAAAGACATTCTTAATAAGATTATTATTGATTTAAGGCCGATGACGATACAGGACAGAAAAAACATAAAAGGGCTGCAACACGAACGCGCCGACGTGATCTTCGCCGGAGCAGTTATTTTAAAGGAGGCGTTGGCGTACTTTCAACTGCAGGAAGTTCTGGTGAGTAATTATGGACTTCGTTACGGATTAATCTTACGTAAAATAAAAAATCCCCTTGTTTGA
- a CDS encoding response regulator, whose amino-acid sequence MVTKDTVLVVDDEFDAIDPLIKALKHDGFEVHYAADGIQALDLVKKIPFNLILMDIMMPRLNGYETLERLREDEETAYIPVIFVTGHFNAEEIVKGLGSGAVDAISKPFHISEVIMRSKVRMAEAKLKRRYTAVTHFFSEAQEKEQSRRTGLFEFYDHAKTKIGDIYVEDGKVVYATSRDAIKDDAFLQLASTRHACYIFQDDVKTPTKSLSANITSLILEASKIIDELEAKEIRDDSQKRVLVIDPDRIPRILASRALKASGYNTMVTSTEEISAETVRKYNPDVIVVDHGHAELILNKIKNGMAPKNAAIIIYSDQDHLDQFDGMDHIGEFKIDAFISKTQIDQSLSHVVYQGLKKMA is encoded by the coding sequence ATGGTTACAAAAGATACCGTACTTGTGGTCGATGACGAATTTGACGCCATTGATCCGCTGATAAAAGCTTTGAAGCATGACGGATTTGAAGTGCATTATGCCGCCGACGGCATTCAGGCATTGGATCTGGTAAAAAAAATTCCGTTCAACCTGATTCTGATGGACATTATGATGCCGCGACTGAACGGATACGAAACGCTGGAAAGATTGCGGGAAGACGAAGAGACGGCGTATATTCCGGTTATTTTTGTGACCGGGCATTTTAACGCGGAGGAGATCGTGAAAGGGCTCGGTTCCGGAGCTGTTGACGCCATCAGCAAACCGTTCCATATTTCGGAAGTTATCATGCGGAGCAAAGTTCGTATGGCGGAAGCAAAACTGAAACGGCGTTACACCGCGGTCACCCATTTTTTTTCGGAAGCTCAGGAAAAGGAACAAAGCCGCCGCACCGGATTGTTTGAATTTTACGATCACGCAAAAACCAAGATCGGCGACATTTATGTTGAGGATGGCAAAGTCGTTTACGCTACGAGCCGTGATGCGATCAAAGACGACGCGTTCCTTCAATTAGCTTCAACCCGTCATGCATGTTATATTTTCCAGGACGATGTAAAAACTCCGACCAAGTCCTTGTCCGCTAATATTACCAGCCTGATTCTTGAAGCGTCAAAGATCATAGACGAACTGGAGGCCAAGGAAATTCGCGATGATAGTCAGAAACGCGTATTAGTGATCGATCCCGACCGTATTCCGCGTATACTTGCCAGCCGTGCCTTGAAAGCAAGCGGGTACAATACCATGGTAACGAGTACGGAAGAAATTAGTGCGGAAACCGTCCGCAAGTACAACCCGGATGTGATTGTCGTCGATCATGGTCACGCCGAATTGATCCTGAACAAAATCAAAAACGGCATGGCGCCCAAAAATGCTGCGATTATCATTTACAGTGATCAGGACCATCTGGATCAATTTGACGGAATGGATCACATAGGCGAATTTAAAATTGATGCATTTATTTCAAAAACCCAAATTGATCAGTCCCTGTCGCACGTGGTCTATCAGGGATTGAAAAAGATGGCCTGA
- a CDS encoding response regulator: protein MPKKILIVDDNKTVRTLLSINLRKENFEVLEAENGVEGLEVVNEQLPDLVISDIIMPQMDGFEFCKQVRTTSKVPMVPFMFLTSIDQVATELRGLRTGADDYLIKSNIKKEELVGKVQAMLNKANEYKQAEQEIQDGLYGKFSDLSLIDVLQLLIMNKKTGILTITRDGEKAELYFDDGRMLHAEYKKFVGEEAVYNLGEWKEGVFRFERTDVNVSPTIHTVTMNLLMEYCRITDEQKTR, encoded by the coding sequence ATGCCAAAAAAGATTTTAATCGTGGATGATAATAAAACCGTTCGCACCCTGCTGAGCATAAACCTTCGAAAGGAAAATTTTGAAGTTCTCGAAGCGGAAAACGGCGTGGAAGGACTTGAAGTTGTCAATGAACAATTACCCGATCTCGTGATCTCCGATATCATTATGCCGCAGATGGACGGATTTGAATTTTGCAAACAGGTTCGCACCACCTCCAAAGTTCCGATGGTTCCCTTTATGTTCCTGACCTCGATCGATCAGGTTGCCACCGAGTTACGCGGGCTACGCACCGGCGCGGATGATTATCTGATCAAGTCAAATATCAAAAAAGAAGAACTGGTCGGCAAAGTTCAGGCGATGCTCAATAAAGCGAATGAGTACAAGCAAGCAGAGCAGGAAATTCAGGACGGGTTATACGGGAAATTCAGCGATTTGAGCCTTATCGACGTTCTTCAGTTGCTCATCATGAATAAAAAAACGGGCATTCTCACGATCACCCGTGACGGTGAAAAGGCGGAATTGTATTTTGATGACGGTAGAATGCTTCACGCGGAGTACAAAAAATTTGTAGGCGAAGAAGCGGTGTACAATTTAGGCGAATGGAAAGAAGGCGTATTCCGTTTTGAACGAACGGACGTAAATGTGTCGCCGACTATTCACACGGTGACTATGAACTTATTGATGGAATATTGTCGCATCACCGACGAACAGAAAACAAGATAG
- a CDS encoding PFL family protein, producing the protein MPFEIQEILETVRMTEVEHFDIRTTTMGISLRDCARGSAQTTIQAIYDKICKCAEKHVATAREVELKYGIAIANKRVSITPVSIPCDSFTTNEFVLLARKLDEAAAVIGVDFLAGFSALVQKGFTRGDKAFIDSIPEAIGTTKRVCSSVNIGSTKAGINMDAVIAIAKVVKDLAERTASEGAIGCAKFVVFCNAVEDNPFVAGAFHGVSEGEVVVNVGISGPGVVLTAIKEAPDADLGELSEIIKRMTFKITRAGELIGREVAKMQHVDFGIVDLSLAPTPAAGDSIADILVEMGLEDVGACGTTAALAMLNDAVKKGGLMASSYVGGLSGAFIPVSEDQGMIAAVEKGNLTMEKLEAMTCVCSVGLDMVAVPGDTPWENIAGLIADEAAIGMINNKTTAVRIIPVPGKKVGDSVDYGGLLGRAPIMALRTLSPKKFITRGGRIPAPTGGLTN; encoded by the coding sequence ATGCCATTTGAAATTCAGGAAATTCTTGAAACCGTTCGAATGACCGAGGTCGAACATTTTGACATTCGAACGACGACGATGGGCATCAGTTTACGCGATTGCGCGCGCGGCTCGGCTCAGACCACGATCCAGGCAATTTACGACAAGATATGTAAGTGCGCTGAAAAGCATGTTGCGACGGCACGCGAGGTGGAATTGAAATACGGTATCGCCATTGCCAATAAACGCGTATCCATCACGCCGGTATCCATTCCGTGCGATTCGTTTACAACGAATGAATTTGTTTTGCTCGCGCGTAAACTCGATGAGGCCGCGGCCGTGATCGGCGTTGATTTTCTTGCCGGTTTTTCAGCGCTGGTTCAAAAAGGATTTACCAGAGGCGATAAGGCTTTTATCGACTCGATACCGGAAGCTATCGGCACGACGAAACGCGTCTGCTCGTCCGTTAATATCGGTTCCACTAAAGCTGGGATCAATATGGATGCCGTCATCGCTATCGCTAAAGTAGTCAAGGATCTGGCCGAACGAACGGCGTCGGAAGGCGCGATCGGATGCGCAAAGTTCGTTGTTTTCTGTAATGCGGTAGAGGACAACCCGTTCGTAGCCGGCGCGTTTCACGGTGTCAGCGAAGGCGAAGTCGTGGTCAACGTCGGCATCAGCGGACCCGGCGTGGTTCTGACTGCGATCAAAGAAGCGCCCGATGCGGATCTGGGCGAATTGTCGGAAATTATCAAACGCATGACATTTAAGATCACTCGCGCGGGAGAATTGATCGGGCGGGAAGTTGCAAAAATGCAGCATGTCGATTTTGGGATTGTGGATCTTTCACTTGCGCCGACGCCTGCGGCGGGTGACAGCATTGCGGATATTTTGGTTGAAATGGGTCTAGAGGACGTAGGCGCCTGCGGTACTACGGCGGCTCTTGCAATGCTGAATGACGCGGTGAAAAAGGGCGGGTTAATGGCGTCGTCTTATGTCGGCGGATTGAGCGGAGCGTTTATTCCGGTGAGCGAAGATCAAGGCATGATCGCGGCGGTTGAAAAAGGAAATTTAACCATGGAAAAGCTGGAAGCGATGACCTGCGTTTGTTCCGTCGGCCTTGACATGGTGGCCGTTCCCGGCGACACGCCATGGGAAAACATCGCGGGACTGATCGCGGATGAAGCGGCTATCGGCATGATCAATAATAAGACCACGGCAGTCCGGATTATTCCGGTTCCGGGCAAGAAAGTCGGAGATTCCGTGGATTACGGCGGATTGCTCGGCCGGGCGCCGATCATGGCATTACGGACGCTCTCTCCGAAAAAATTCATCACCCGCGGAGGACGTATTCCCGCGCCGACCGGCGGGTTGACCAACTAA
- a CDS encoding 50S ribosomal protein L11 methyltransferase has product MKKNKNKAPKKKSKARKAQLFWWEASLYDVGNRDAVQETLFRLGSTGLVEETSHLTAYFEAAKYPHSGKLAEVLHQATQCRIKINKIPAQDWESEWKKNFKPRKISKRFVVRPSWEKYKKKKNELVLVIDPKMSFGTGTHETTQLVLQLMEHHIKKGYVLDIGTGTGILAIASAKLGCKKIFAFDVDEHSYDNAVENITRNRCGRRIEVLQGQVRQLSPAWPKKYDMVLANIQKSVILEILDTIRSLLSNDGILLVSGILTVEDESMRQAFANHGLNLIESKQDGEWVAYVLQHDSMHYV; this is encoded by the coding sequence ATGAAAAAAAATAAAAATAAAGCTCCAAAGAAAAAATCGAAAGCAAGAAAAGCCCAATTATTTTGGTGGGAAGCTTCGTTGTATGATGTTGGCAACAGGGACGCCGTGCAGGAAACACTTTTTCGGTTAGGCTCCACAGGGCTGGTGGAAGAAACATCGCACCTGACAGCATACTTTGAAGCTGCCAAGTACCCGCATTCAGGTAAGCTGGCTGAGGTTCTGCATCAGGCAACGCAATGCCGCATCAAGATTAATAAAATTCCCGCGCAGGACTGGGAATCGGAATGGAAAAAAAATTTCAAGCCGCGAAAAATATCCAAACGATTCGTCGTCAGGCCTTCCTGGGAAAAATATAAGAAGAAAAAAAACGAACTCGTTCTCGTAATAGACCCTAAGATGTCCTTTGGCACAGGAACCCATGAAACGACGCAATTAGTATTGCAGTTGATGGAGCATCATATCAAGAAAGGGTATGTGCTGGATATTGGAACGGGTACCGGCATTCTGGCGATTGCATCGGCCAAACTTGGTTGCAAAAAAATATTCGCATTCGATGTAGATGAGCATTCGTACGATAATGCCGTTGAAAATATTACGCGTAATCGGTGCGGGCGGCGAATTGAAGTATTGCAGGGACAAGTTCGGCAACTGTCACCGGCCTGGCCAAAAAAATACGATATGGTATTGGCCAATATTCAGAAAAGCGTTATCCTGGAAATATTGGATACGATCCGCAGCTTACTGTCGAACGACGGGATATTGCTGGTTTCAGGTATATTAACAGTTGAGGATGAGAGCATGCGCCAAGCATTTGCAAATCATGGACTCAATTTAATCGAATCAAAACAGGACGGCGAGTGGGTTGCATACGTTCTGCAGCACGATTCGATGCATTACGTCTAA